Proteins encoded within one genomic window of Arachis ipaensis cultivar K30076 chromosome B08, Araip1.1, whole genome shotgun sequence:
- the LOC107613177 gene encoding pentatricopeptide repeat-containing protein At5g40410, mitochondrial isoform X2 has protein sequence MNDERLNVVPRENRGSHVSVCTSTKASIVQTSTPASLAFLYFPLVIHARVIKSLNFRDGFIGDQLVSSYLNMGLIHDAEKLFDEMANKDFVSWNSLVSGFSKMGHLGRCISLFSMIKSEYGLELNELTLLSIISVCASAQARDEGQYLHCCALKLGMLAEVKVANSLINMYGKFGCVDCAFRLFQAMSEPNMISWNSVVASCTQNGIPIEAINYFNMMRMNGFFPDEATMVSLLQACEFLPLGMLIEALHSVIFTCGLDSNVTIVTTLLNLYSKLGRLDASRKVYAEISKPDKVAWSAMIAGYAIHGCGKEAIEFFERTVMAGMKPDHVTFTHLLSACSHSGLVKEGKYYFRIMSDVYGVQPRLDHYSCMVDLLGRCGLLSDARNLIMHMPLQPNSAVWGALLSACRVYGNIDLGKEAAENLIALDPYDPRNYIMLSNIYSASGLWSEASKLRTLMKRNVLTKNPGCSFIEHGNKIHRFMVDDYSHPDSDKIHKKLEELIRKIQEVGFVSETESILHDVDEEVKINMVNKHSEKIALAYGLLVTNADKPLVIIKNLRICRDCHTTVKFVSQIEKRVIIIRDSKRFHHFSDGLCSCGDYW, from the exons ATGAATGATGAACGATTGAATGTGGTTCCACGCGAAAATCGTGGCTCGCATGTTTCTGTCTGCACATCAACCAAAGCCTCTATTGTTCAAACTAGCACTCCTGCCTCACTTGCATTCCTTTACTTCCCGCT GGTCATCCATGCCCGTGTAATCAAATCGCTGAATTTCAGAGATGGGTTTATCGGTGATCAACTGGTATCAAGTTACCTCAACATGGGCTTGATCCATGACGCAGAGAAGCTGTTCGACGAAATGGCCAACAAGGATTTTGTGTCGTGGAACTCCTTGGTTTCTGGGTTTTCGAAAATGGGCCACCTTGGCAGGTGCATCAGTTTGTTTTCCATGATAAAATCTGAGTATGGATTGGAATTGAATGAGCTTACACTACTATCTATTATCTCGGTTTGTGCTTCTGCTCAGGCTAGGGATGAAGGTCAGTATCTTCATTGTTGTGCATTGAAGTTGGGTATGCTGGCTGAGGTGAAGGTTGCTAATTCTCTTATTAATATGTATGGAAAGTTTGGTTGCGTTGACTGTGCTTTCAGGTTGTTTCAGGCTATGTCAGAGCCAAATATGATATCGTGGAATTCGGTCGTTGCTTCCTGCACCCAAAATGGAATCCCCATTGAAgctattaactattttaatatgATGAGGATGAATGGATTTTTTCCTGATGAGGCCACAATGGTGAGTTTGCTTCAAGCCTGTGAATTTTTGCCTTTAGGAATGTTGATAGAGGCCTTACACAGTGTAATCTTCACCTGCGGTCTTGATTCAAATGTGACAATTGTTACCACACTTTTGAACTTGTATTCAAAGTTAGGGAGATTGGATGCTTCTAGAAAGGTCTATGCTGAGATATCTAAACCTGATAAAGTGGCATGGTCTGCAATGATTGCAGGCTATGCCATCCATGGGTGTGGGAAAGAAGCAATAGAGTTCTTTGAAAGGACTGTAATGGCAGGTATGAAGCCTGATCATGTTACTTTTACTCATTTGTTAAGTGCTTGTAGCCATTCAGGGCTTGTCAAGGAAGGAAAATACTATTTCCGAATTATGTCTGATGTTTATGGGGTTCAACCCCGATTGGATCACTATTCATGTATGGTTGATCTTCTTGGGCGCTGTGGTCTTCTTAGTGATGCTCGTAACCTGATTATGCACATGCCATTACAACCAAATTCTGCAGTCTGGGGTGCCCTTCTCAGTGCTTGTCGTGTTTATGGTAACATTGATCTTGGGAAGGAAGCTGCAGAGAATTTGATTGCCTTAGATCCGTATGACCCTAGAAACTATATTATGCTTTCCAACATATATTCTGCTTCAGGCCTATGGAGTGAAGCGTCAAAACTGAGGACCTTGATGAAGAGAAATGTTCTAACTAAAAACCCTGGATGCAGCTTTATCGAGCATGGGAATAAAATCCACCGGTTTATGGTGGATGACTATTCTCACCCTGATTCAGACAAAATACATAAGAAGCTTGAAGAACTTATAAGAAAAATTCAAGAGGTTGGCTTTGTGTCTGAAACTGAATCCATTCTCCATGATGTTGATGAGGAGGTCAAAATAAATATGGTCAACAAGCACAGTGAGAAGATAGCTCTTGCATATGGACTTTTGGTTACTAACGCTGATAAGCCACTAGTTATAATAAAGAACCTTAGAATTTGCCGTGATTGTCATACCACTGTGAAATTTGTCTCTCAGATTGAGAAGCGTGTTATCATTATTCGAGATTCAAAGCGATTTCATCACTTTTC
- the LOC107613177 gene encoding pentatricopeptide repeat-containing protein At5g40410, mitochondrial isoform X1 — MWFHAKIVARMFLSAHQPKPLLFKLALLPHLHSFTSRCYFLSQASLPCRSISSYRDPLVTFLLDALKCSSSVSCCRVIHARVIKSLNFRDGFIGDQLVSSYLNMGLIHDAEKLFDEMANKDFVSWNSLVSGFSKMGHLGRCISLFSMIKSEYGLELNELTLLSIISVCASAQARDEGQYLHCCALKLGMLAEVKVANSLINMYGKFGCVDCAFRLFQAMSEPNMISWNSVVASCTQNGIPIEAINYFNMMRMNGFFPDEATMVSLLQACEFLPLGMLIEALHSVIFTCGLDSNVTIVTTLLNLYSKLGRLDASRKVYAEISKPDKVAWSAMIAGYAIHGCGKEAIEFFERTVMAGMKPDHVTFTHLLSACSHSGLVKEGKYYFRIMSDVYGVQPRLDHYSCMVDLLGRCGLLSDARNLIMHMPLQPNSAVWGALLSACRVYGNIDLGKEAAENLIALDPYDPRNYIMLSNIYSASGLWSEASKLRTLMKRNVLTKNPGCSFIEHGNKIHRFMVDDYSHPDSDKIHKKLEELIRKIQEVGFVSETESILHDVDEEVKINMVNKHSEKIALAYGLLVTNADKPLVIIKNLRICRDCHTTVKFVSQIEKRVIIIRDSKRFHHFSDGLCSCGDYW; from the coding sequence ATGTGGTTCCACGCGAAAATCGTGGCTCGCATGTTTCTGTCTGCACATCAACCAAAGCCTCTATTGTTCAAACTAGCACTCCTGCCTCACTTGCATTCCTTTACTTCCCGCTGTTACTTCCTCTCCCAAGCCTCTTTACCATGCCGTTCCATTTCTTCATATCGTGACCCTCTTGTTACTTTCTTACTCGATGCTCTGAAATGTTCATCCTCTGTCTCTTGCTGCAGGGTCATCCATGCCCGTGTAATCAAATCGCTGAATTTCAGAGATGGGTTTATCGGTGATCAACTGGTATCAAGTTACCTCAACATGGGCTTGATCCATGACGCAGAGAAGCTGTTCGACGAAATGGCCAACAAGGATTTTGTGTCGTGGAACTCCTTGGTTTCTGGGTTTTCGAAAATGGGCCACCTTGGCAGGTGCATCAGTTTGTTTTCCATGATAAAATCTGAGTATGGATTGGAATTGAATGAGCTTACACTACTATCTATTATCTCGGTTTGTGCTTCTGCTCAGGCTAGGGATGAAGGTCAGTATCTTCATTGTTGTGCATTGAAGTTGGGTATGCTGGCTGAGGTGAAGGTTGCTAATTCTCTTATTAATATGTATGGAAAGTTTGGTTGCGTTGACTGTGCTTTCAGGTTGTTTCAGGCTATGTCAGAGCCAAATATGATATCGTGGAATTCGGTCGTTGCTTCCTGCACCCAAAATGGAATCCCCATTGAAgctattaactattttaatatgATGAGGATGAATGGATTTTTTCCTGATGAGGCCACAATGGTGAGTTTGCTTCAAGCCTGTGAATTTTTGCCTTTAGGAATGTTGATAGAGGCCTTACACAGTGTAATCTTCACCTGCGGTCTTGATTCAAATGTGACAATTGTTACCACACTTTTGAACTTGTATTCAAAGTTAGGGAGATTGGATGCTTCTAGAAAGGTCTATGCTGAGATATCTAAACCTGATAAAGTGGCATGGTCTGCAATGATTGCAGGCTATGCCATCCATGGGTGTGGGAAAGAAGCAATAGAGTTCTTTGAAAGGACTGTAATGGCAGGTATGAAGCCTGATCATGTTACTTTTACTCATTTGTTAAGTGCTTGTAGCCATTCAGGGCTTGTCAAGGAAGGAAAATACTATTTCCGAATTATGTCTGATGTTTATGGGGTTCAACCCCGATTGGATCACTATTCATGTATGGTTGATCTTCTTGGGCGCTGTGGTCTTCTTAGTGATGCTCGTAACCTGATTATGCACATGCCATTACAACCAAATTCTGCAGTCTGGGGTGCCCTTCTCAGTGCTTGTCGTGTTTATGGTAACATTGATCTTGGGAAGGAAGCTGCAGAGAATTTGATTGCCTTAGATCCGTATGACCCTAGAAACTATATTATGCTTTCCAACATATATTCTGCTTCAGGCCTATGGAGTGAAGCGTCAAAACTGAGGACCTTGATGAAGAGAAATGTTCTAACTAAAAACCCTGGATGCAGCTTTATCGAGCATGGGAATAAAATCCACCGGTTTATGGTGGATGACTATTCTCACCCTGATTCAGACAAAATACATAAGAAGCTTGAAGAACTTATAAGAAAAATTCAAGAGGTTGGCTTTGTGTCTGAAACTGAATCCATTCTCCATGATGTTGATGAGGAGGTCAAAATAAATATGGTCAACAAGCACAGTGAGAAGATAGCTCTTGCATATGGACTTTTGGTTACTAACGCTGATAAGCCACTAGTTATAATAAAGAACCTTAGAATTTGCCGTGATTGTCATACCACTGTGAAATTTGTCTCTCAGATTGAGAAGCGTGTTATCATTATTCGAGATTCAAAGCGATTTCATCACTTTTC